Below is a genomic region from Medicago truncatula cultivar Jemalong A17 chromosome 3, MtrunA17r5.0-ANR, whole genome shotgun sequence.
TTAGATGATTTTTAGGTACGGTCCACGGTGGGCCTAGAACTTGTCTCaaggataaaattaaaaatggttTTATACATACGTTTATTGACTTTCTTTGCATATCCTCCGTAGGATGCTTCTTTCAAATAACATATGTTCAAAAATGCTTTTCATGGTCAACAAAAATGTTTTGGAATATCTAAGGGGGTGACCATATGCATGCAATGAAAGAATATATAGACGATAatattctgaatttttttagattgaagCATCGTATAATGactcagttttattttttatttttttttatcatattatcaaatatatataaaagaacatCATTACATGTTTCCTTTATGACAAAAATTGAAActacaataataatatttataatcaaatcatactGTCTTTTTTATATGTTCCATTCCATCTTGGAGATCATCACTGAGGTAGAAAACAAAGAATTGATTCTCTATAGTCCTGAATTGCAGACTATTCGATCAAGATCAGACAGCTAACAATTCAATATTGTGTATTTTGACTGAGATCATGGACTTAAAATGTGAGTCATTCAATTATGATAGACAAACTATGATCCACAACTGCTTagttgtggaaaaaaaaaatacagcagCATTGAATTAGCACCCGCACCTGAAAACAGAACAACTTTGTGAAATTTCTTCATCAAAGCCTCACCGATGTCACGATATGAGATGATTCCCACGGCAGCGGCAGCATCGGAAGGAAATGTTAATCTTGGAGGCATTGGTCCGAGATCATAAATACAAGTGTCCTTCCCGTGAAAACATAACACCTATAGGGTAGCAGCGCTTAGGAGTGAAGCTTGTCTAAGTTGAGGGATTAGTCTCCGCAGTTACGCGCGGAAGATATTTGGTTTACACAAAAAGACTTGGTACCTACTTTGGTGCAGATTGTTTGTTCATAAACCAACTTAATAGAAAATCAGGAAGCATCACACAGTTGATGTAATAATCTTACTAAATGTAGAACGCACCacacagaaaaaataaaaacaactagACATAGTTAACTCATTTACAACTATCCAATAAACATTAGGAGGATGAATACCACACCTTCCCTCTCCTGCAAAATCTAGAGGGGAATAAAAACCTGTTTCGCCTGTTCAATCATACATGCCCTCTAATTCCCATATATCAACAAGAAAGTCAATCATTTCCTGTCACGAATGATATTACCATCAGTTGCGGTTAGGGAGCATGTATACCAGAAAATGAGCagataaaaaaacaagtttgaATGAAAGAACTTACTCCAAGAGGAATGCGCTCAGGAAAAGGCTTGTTAGTCCCAAGTAGACTCTCGTAGGTGGCATTCCAACTAGGAACATAAAACTGAAAATTAGAACTTGACAAAAGATCTTAAAAAGTACGCCTTCTGGTCCcaattatgaaaacaaaaaaacatcaaaactgTGAACTTATTTATTACTATaactttttgaatgattttccaAAAATAGAATCATGGGAAATTAGGAGATGTTAATTAGGACAGGAGGGTGGGATAACTTCGAAATTTGAACTGAATGCTATTGCTAAGCTATAAACCAAGTTTAACTCCCTCCACCTCTCAATTAATTTCTCTACTTGTTATGAGACTGTTGTTGCACCTTATCACTCATGCATTTTTTGCAAAAGATTTTTATGGTCTAAGCAATGAAAAAAGGAGAAATGTTCTGTTCGATAATTGTACAATGTATATTGCAGAAACCTAGTAAAAGAGAATAAGCACAGACAGTACGGAAAAAAATGTACAGGCAAGGGCATAAAtgatacaacaacaacaaccaagccttatcccactaagtagggtcggctacatggatcaaattacgccataatatTATATCCAAAACCATATTTGGACCCAACTCATTAACCGTTaaatctttcctaatagtttctaggtcttcctctacatCTTCTAATCAGACTCccctccatctgatctactgTTTGTATTACAACATCTAttggtcttctctctacatgcccaaaccacctaagcctattttctaccatcttttctactataggtgctacctgaactctctctctaatggtgtcattcccAATCCTATCtcgtctagtcttaccactcatccaaTCCAACGCAACATCCTTATCTCCGctacacttacttgattttCATGTTGATTCTTAACCGTCCAACACTCCATACCATACATCATGCAAGGGCATAAATGATCAAATGGAAAAATCATGCAATACTGTACTTGCCCTAGTAATGTTAATCTGTTCATTTTACAATTCAATACTTGAAACTTCATGCAGAAACCTTATATTTATCTACCTTAGTTTGGGTTCCCCAACTTGTTTTGGACGCCCGGACCTTTTATTTCCAACCCATTGTTGCCTTGTTTGGTTCCACAGAAGAAGACCTGCATACATCAAAATTTACGTCGTTATTACAAACAGTTGATAAAGATGGaacaaaatgtaataaaaagaCAAGGATATCCTATAAAATcgatagaagaaaaaaataaaaagatcaaAGAATAGCTTAGACACTAGTTTTTAACTTTAAGCAGCATGAACAGAAAGCAACCACATATATTTAAAGCGATTCCAtcaagataaaagaaacaaaatttaaaataacatatgcAAATAGAGGGGTGATAATAGATAAACTGAAATATAACAGCAAACTTGCCATGATTGACAAATTCTGGAGAATCAGTCTGAATGCCATCACTACTTTGAGGATCAGAAGGATGGTTTGACACGGAAATGGATGAAATGCTTCTCTGGGACTGAATTGCACCGTGATCCAATTCAATAGCACTGCTGctccaaaaaaaatcatcagaCCTGTTGTCGTTGTTCATTGTTTGGGCTTGAGTTTTTAGTCCCTTAGATGCATCGGCCTCACCCATTGAAATAACAAGGGGTTTTGAGAAACATCCAAGACAACCTCTGCTCTGTTGCAAAGCAGGTTTAACCACAATCATGATTAACACAACTATTAACTAATAACTATAAATAATAATCAGTCTACCAGCTTGGTCTAAATGAAGACGACATTGATGATAAAAAACTTGATTTGATCATAAACACAGATTTAATAGCATAATCTGTAGGTATCCTCGTCTGTTGAATATTTTGGTATGATAGTTTGTTGGAGATTTCTCAGACCAATTAACACATTGAAAATATGAATTTCCTCGTAGTCTTTCACGTTTGCACGATAAAAGAACAGGTCAaagttctgaattctgattttggttatTCTGTTACAAACTACAGTCAATTACAACAA
It encodes:
- the LOC11436056 gene encoding uncharacterized protein isoform X1, encoding MHMIGRYVPSWLCHILDCMGGCLGCFSKPLVISMGEADASKGLKTQAQTMNNDNRSDDFFWSSSAIELDHGAIQSQRSISSISVSNHPSDPQSSDGIQTDSPEFVNHGLLLWNQTRQQWVGNKRSGRPKQVGEPKLSWNATYESLLGTNKPFPERIPLGEMIDFLVDIWELEGMYD
- the LOC11436056 gene encoding uncharacterized protein isoform X2, which translates into the protein MGEADASKGLKTQAQTMNNDNRSDDFFWSSSAIELDHGAIQSQRSISSISVSNHPSDPQSSDGIQTDSPEFVNHGLLLWNQTRQQWVGNKRSGRPKQVGEPKLSWNATYESLLGTNKPFPERIPLGEMIDFLVDIWELEGMYD